From the genome of Methanobrevibacter sp.:
GATATCTTAGCAGGTATTCACATGACCAAAGGTATCATTGAAATTGACGGTGACGTAAACCGTTGGCCTGGAGGTCAAATGAAAAACGGTAACATTGTTATCCACGGATTCCTCGGAAGATTACTCGAAGGATTCGTTCTCAATGGTATCGTTGTAGACCCTGAAATCGAAGGATCCACTTTCGAAGGTAAATACATCCACTATACTGGAGATATCGGTCTTAACGGTAAAGGTAACCTTTACTTAGGCGCTGAAGCTAACAAAGAAAAATTAGCTGAATACGGTGAATTAGACGACGAATATACTTCAATCAGAGAATACAGGAATTTATAATTCCTTTCTCTTTTTTTCTTTTTTTTTAAAATGTGTGATATTATGGTAGAAGAAGTTGAAATGACTTTGGAAGAAGCAATTGAATACGTTAGAAACGAAGTTCATGTAACAGATGTTTTTGAAGTTTCATATAATCGTATTTTTGCTCCGGGTGAAGTTTTAGGAATCACTGAAGAGGATGAAGTCACTGGTGAAGGTCTTAGAGTTGGTTTGCAGTTGACCGGTGAAATCTTAAATCAATCCATAGAAATCGATTTGAATGAAATCGGTGACGATTTGCTTGAAATTCGTCATATCCATGACGGTAAAGAAGTAATAATTGAACTTCTTTAATAATTCTATTTTTTTATCAAAATTTTTTTTGTTCGTTACTATACAAACATTTATATACTTAAAAACATATTCATATATATCGGAGTTGATTTTAATGAAAACTTTGGAATTAACAACAAAAGATGCAGTTCAATATCTAAAAGACAATGTGAAAATGCATGACAGGATAGAAATAGCATATGATAGGATATTTGCTGAAGGTGAAGTTCTGAATGTTGACTTTTCAAAATATTTCAATGAACCGGGTTTCAAGTTGCTGATATCACTTGATGAAAGTGATCTTGGAGCTACAATTGAAATGGATGTGTATGAAGTAGAAGAAGATATTATTGAATTCATTCACTATCCGCAGGACGGTGAAGAAGTGGAAGTAACTGTAATCTAGTTACAACCTTTCCATTTTTTCAAACGGTATCAGTTTTTCAATAGCCTTAACTTCAATATCGATACCTTTTTCTTTTATAGCACCAATTGAGTTAAGACCACCACCGGTTATAACACCAAAATTATAATTGTCCACTTTTGAATTGTATACCAGTTCTCTTGGTTTTCCGATTTTATAAATGGAAAATCCTATGGTATTCAGTATTTCTAATAGGTGCACTGCATAATCCCTTGAGATGTATGGTATTTCCTTTACGCTTGCCAATATCTTGTTTGGCCCGTCTCCTGTAATTGAAGTCATATTTTTTGATAAAAATATTTTATGGGGATCCACTGTTGTTCCGTTATATGAAATCATGTCTATGAACAGTGGAGGTTCGGTAAGCTCCAGAAGTCCACTGTATTTTGGATTGCTCATTATTCCATTGTTGATTAGTATCCCGTCAATGCTTAAACTGCAGATTGTTGCAATTCCTATCTTATTTTCATCTTCAGGATGCTTTACCAATGTATAATATGGATTAATGTATTTCGGATTATCGTTATAGGTATTCTCCATGATTTCCAATGCTTCATCAAGATTTTCCTTATTTAAGTATGATACATTGGTTATAATGTTTCCTTTCTGTTTTTCAACATCAAAATTAACTTGCTGTATTAGATTCCAGGATTTTGAAAGTAAAAATGGTAATTTTGATTGTTTTTCCACGGTTTGTGTGTTTAATGGGGATTTAATTGTTGTTGTTATTGGGGATAAGGTTTTGAAATCTCTTATTTCTTCAGCTATTTTGATGTCAATCTTTTCTCCCAGTTCTTTGATTGCACAGAATGGGGTCATCCCTCCAATAATTGCAATTCCTACCATTCCGTCAGGAACTGGCAGGCCTAATAAATCCTTACCTTCTTCAGATATTCCGATTACTCCTCCAATTCCTATTTTATCCAGTTTATTAATGATTTCAATTGTCCTTTCTCGGGCAATGCTTGGAATTAATCTGAAATTTGCAGGTATTATTCCGCTTCCTTTTGTAATTACATCAAGCACTGATGTCAGATTGGAGTTTGAAAATGCATCAAGCGGTGAAACGGATGTTTTTTTGTATGATATTATTTCTGTGAACTTTACTGGCTGGTAATTTTCAATTTTTAGAAGTCCTCCGTATTGGGGTTGTGATGCAATTCCTTCATTCAAAAGTATTCCGTCAATTGTTGTTCCGCATAGTGTGGTGACTTCAATTTTACCAGTAGTTTTATCTTCATTTAAATGAACGTAAGGACTAACACAAAGGCCACTTTCAAAAATCTCTTTCATTATATTAATTGATTCTTCATTATAAATGGTTGATGTATTTACAACTACATTTCCCTTTTGTGACATATATGTGAAATCAGTTAAATAAATCATTTCTTCAAATTTTGAATAGATGAAATCGACCTGGTCATATATAAGTCCTTTTTCAAGCTTTTCACGACCCAAATTTGTAATTACTCTTCCCGAATATCCTTTCTTCTCAGTATAACCCTTTTCGTCTAAAATCTGCATATGGTATCTGACAGCACGTTCACCTAAGTTAAAGCCTTTCTCCTTTAACTCATCAGCTATTAGTTTAGAACCAATTGGGTTTTCTTGTTTTGCAAGAATTCTTAAAATCTCTATCATTCGGTGTTCTGATTCTGACATGAAAAGCCTCTTAAAAAAAATAAAATAGATATTTAGATTAGATATCTAAATACTTTCTCTGTTCGTATCCAAATACCTGAACACGATATTCGTCCCATTCCTGATATTTGAGCTCAAGGAACTTTTCACTTACGTGAGGTCCGAGGGCATTAAGTATTAACGGGTCTTCTTCAAGGGAATGGTAAGCTTCCCATAAACTGGTTGGTAAAACTTTAATTCCTCTTTGTTCTCTTTCCTCTTCGCTCATGCTGTAAATGTCTGCTTCAACAGGTTCGCCAGGGTCAATCTTATTCACGATACCGTCAATACCTGCTTCAAGCATAACTGTGAATGCTAAATATGGGTTACATGCAGGGTCAGGGGACCTGTATTCGATACGGGTTGCCTTTCCACGAGCTGCAGGAACTCTTATTAATGCGGATCTGTTTCTAAGACCATATGCCATATATACTGGAGCTTCGTAACCCGGAACAAGACGTTTGTAGGAATTTACAATTGGGTTTGTAATTGCGGTTATTGCTGGAGCGTGTTTGAGTAATCCTCCCATGAAATGAAGTGCATCGCTTGAAAGACCGTTTTCTGCATCAGGGTCTGAGAAAAGATTTCTGTCTCCCTTGAATACGGATTGGTGACAGTGCATACCACTGCCGCTTACTCCAAAGAAAGGTTTTGGCATAAATGTAACTCTGTAGTCTAATTGGTCAAAAGTAGCCATATTGTCTACAATAGCTTTGATAGCTTGTTTGAATGTGATTACAGCATCAGCAGTTTTAAGTGCATCTTTAAATTTGAATGCAATCTCATTTTGACCCGGAGCCACTTCGTGGTGGGATGCTTCAACTTCAAAGTCTAAATCTTCAAGGTTTAAAGTCAATTCACGTCTGAAATCGGTACCTTTGTCCAATGGTTCCACATCAAAGTATCCTGCCTCATCATATGGCATAGGGTATCCGTTTTCATCAATGTCTACAATAAAGAATTCCGGTTCCGGACCTATATTGTATTGCAATCCCATGTCTGCGAGTTTTGAAAGGGATTTTTTAAGCACACCTCTTGGATCTCCTAAAAATGGTTCTCTGTCAGCTGTCCACACATCACAAATGAATCTGCATGTTGCTGATTCTTCAGGTCTCCATGATAATCTTGAGTATGTGTTTATATCAGGTTTTAATACTAAATCACTGTCATTCACTCCAACGAATCCTGCAATTGATGATCCGTCAAATAGCATTCCTTCATTGAATAGTTCAGACATGTCATCTCCATTGAATGGGATGACAATTGTTTTTACAGTACCATTAATGTCGACAAATTGTAATCGGATAAACTTAATGTTGTCCTCTCTCATCTGTTCTGTTATTCTCTCAATTTTTTCTTCTGGTATGTCACTCATTAAAATCAAGCTCCATAATAAATAGTCGGAAAACCTATTCCTATTAAAAATATATTTCAAATTCGTAGTATATAAACTTTTATATATATGCTATTATGTCATTTTTGATATATTAATGTGTAAGTTTTATTTTTTTTAATAAAAATAGTTTAAAAATTTTTTAATTTTATATATTTTTGTTCAAACACATATAAAAAAGGGATATGGATTTGATTTTGTGTTAAAATTCTTCAACAGAAAACATATTAAAATCAAATAAATCAAATGTCAGGACTTTAGGAGAAACAGTAACTTTGCCCACACCAGTAATTATCTTGTAGGCTTCCATTGCCTGAAGACAGGAAACAAGATTTGGAGTAGGTCCAAAAACCGGAGGTTTTCCTGATGCAATGCTTTTAAGTTCATCAACAACCTCTCCTGTCAGGTCATTTTCAAGTGAAGGCAGGTTAAACATTTCCTCATAGCTTATGGTGTTGGCCAGAAAGGTAGTTACCTGACCCAGGCTTCCATGAACTGCACCATGAACGAAGGGAATCTTATATTCCCTTGCCTTTCTTGAGACAATCACTCTTGTCAACACATTGTCCAATGCATCAATGACAAGTCTTGAATCACTAATGAGGCTATCAACATTTCTCTCATCAACATGTTCGCTGAATGAAGTCACCTTAACATGAGGATTTACCTTTTCAACCCTCAGTTTAGCTTCCATGCTTTTTTCATTTCCGACATTGTCAATTGAGGATAATGTTTGCCTGTTTAAATTGGTGATGTCAAAAACATCCTCATCAACCACAACAAGCTCTCCAACACCCAATCTTGCAAGCATCTCGATAGTTAAACCTCCAATGCCTCCGCAACCGATAACGGTGATTTTGGCATTCTTGAACTTTTTCTGCTCATCCTCACTTACAAGCGGCATCTGTCTGGCAAGCATTTCCCAATAATCACACATATTATCACTAGAAATGATCAAATTCACTTCCAAAGTATTCATATACTTTTTGAAGTTCACTTGGAATATCCAACATTTGTGTACAAAATGGAATGCACTCCTTACAGTCAATGCAGCTGTCCGCTCTTGAATCATCATCAATCAATGAGAAATACTGCATCGCACTGGCCTTAGGGTCATTCATCATATGGGCAATGTTGTATTCGGTAAGGCAGTTAATGATGTCGACTCCATGTGGACATGGCATGCAGTAACCGCAGCGTGTGCATCGGTTTCCTAAAAATGTTCTGTAAGTTCTTGCAACCTCACGAATCAGTTCCTGATCATTTTCAGAAATATTATCAATTCTTGAAGCTATCTCAATGTTTTCCTTGACCTGCTCGAGACTTGTCATACCGCTCAGGACACAATCAACATCGTCCCTGTTCCACAGATATTGCAAAGCCCATTCGACAGGAGTTCTTTTGGTTTCAGCCTGGTTCCATAGATTCTGAACTTCTAAAGGTATATTGTTGACCAGCCTGCCTCCTCTCAATGGCTCCATAATCATGCTGCCCACATTAATTTGCTTTAAGTAGTCAAGGCCCATAATTCCTGACTGGTAATACTCGTCAAGATAGTTCATCTGGGTAAGTACAACCTCCCATTTGGGATACTCATCAAGAATTTCAATTAAATAATCAACTTCAATGTGTGATGAAAATCCCACATGCTTCACCTTTCCTGAACTCAGACAGTCATCCAGAAAGTCCAGAACATCCAAATCCCTGACCTTGAACCAGTCAGGCTCTGTTAGTGAATGGAGAAGGTAAATGTCAATGTAGTCGGTTTGCAGTTTTTCAAGCTGGATGTCCAGGTAGTAATCAAAATCAGTCCTTTTCTCCATTAGCCATGATGGAGATTTGGTTTGAAGGAGTATTTCATCCCTTAATGTGTTTTCCTTTAAAAATTCACCTACAAATTTTTCACTGTTTCCGTTACCGTCCAACTCCTTGCTGTGATAAGGGTAGGCCGTATCGATTATGTTGATTCCATTTTCAATACCGTAGCTAAGCATTTTTGACGCTTCGCTTTCATCGATATCAGCATTGTCCGCTTTTGTTGGAAGGCGCATTGTTCCAAAACCCAACCTTGAAACCTCAAGACCGGTTTTTCCAAGTGTATTATATATCATTTCAAATCCTCTAATGGTAATTTGTTAAAATAAGTATAAAATTATTATGTTTTGGAAAAAATGATTTGTAAAAATAGTTTTTAGATGGATAAATTCCTGGGATTTAGGATGCCGGGGGCGGGATTCGAACCCGCGATCTCACGGTATCCCAGGAATAAGCTAGAGCACTGCTTTATTACCCTATGAGCCGTGCGCTCTAACCAGCTGAGCCACCCCGGCATCTAACAAATATATATATTTTAATCATTACATTTAAAGTTTTTGTTTTTTAGGGATTTATTGGTGATGAATTTTAATTTGAGAAAAAATTAATTTGTAATTATAGCAATTTTTTAATTTTTCGATTATATCTATCGGATTCGATTTGGAATTTTCTTTGTAATTCTCTTCTTCTTGCATTTCTTTTTGCTTTTTTTAACCTATTTTCTAGGGTGGGCATTTTTTCTAATTCTTTCTGTCTTCTAACTTTTTTTGCTTCTTCAGGTGTTATTCCAAAAGTAATAGTATTTATTTTTCTTGTTTTTTTATTTATAAACATATTTTTTCCCCTTTCTTGTTTAATATTAATTTTTATAATAATTATTAATATATTTTTTCTGTACCATTTTTTAAGGATAATACAAGGAGTGTAACATTCCCACCAACTGTTTCTCTTTCGGAGGATATGATTTGTTTTAATCTGGTTATATCTATCAATGTTTTTGACATTTTAATTAATTCCTCTTTTGACATTCCATCTAATTCTTCAGAAATTCTTTTGAAATTATCAATTTTTCGATTTTTTAGGGCATCTTCTAATTCATATTTTATAATTGAATTAGTTTTTAGTGAGTTAATTTCATTCGAGATATTTTCATATTGGCTTTTATTCAATATTTTCGTTTCTTTTATATTTTTTTGCAACTGTTTTAATGCTTTTTCATTATATTCTGCAATACTATCAGATATTTCATATTGTAAATCTTCATCAATTCCATTCAAAAATCCTTCAATTACTTGATTTTGAGCGAATATCTTGATTTTACTCCCATTTACATTGATATCTTCATCAATATCTTCAAATATAACTTTTTCTTTTGTATTTAAAATCATTTCAAATTGAATGTATAATCCTTTCATCGTTTTTTTGTCTATTCCTGATATTACGATTCCACTTCTGTTATCATTTAGATTTTCAAAAAAACATATTCTAAATTGTTGTTCAGTAGTTCCAATTCTTTTTTTGTTAAATTATTGGGAAGTATATCTTCAAATGTTAAACTTACATTTTCAAATTCTTTGATTTTTTGAATTTTTTCTTTTTCTAAGGTAATCTTTTTTAAATTGATATTGTCTAAATCATTTTTTATTTCCAATTTGAATTGTTTTAATTCTTCATTAAGGTATTTTTCTATCTTTTGACTTTTTAAACTCTTATTAATAAAATTTAGTAAATCTTTCTTTACTTTTACTACAGTATCTATTTTTTTAAAGTCAGTTTTTTTCTTATATTCGCTTATAATATTTTCAA
Proteins encoded in this window:
- a CDS encoding DUF2097 domain-containing protein yields the protein MVEEVEMTLEEAIEYVRNEVHVTDVFEVSYNRIFAPGEVLGITEEDEVTGEGLRVGLQLTGEILNQSIEIDLNEIGDDLLEIRHIHDGKEVIIELL
- a CDS encoding DUF2097 domain-containing protein encodes the protein MKTLELTTKDAVQYLKDNVKMHDRIEIAYDRIFAEGEVLNVDFSKYFNEPGFKLLISLDESDLGATIEMDVYEVEEDIIEFIHYPQDGEEVEVTVI
- a CDS encoding DUF128 domain-containing protein, with translation MSESEHRMIEILRILAKQENPIGSKLIADELKEKGFNLGERAVRYHMQILDEKGYTEKKGYSGRVITNLGREKLEKGLIYDQVDFIYSKFEEMIYLTDFTYMSQKGNVVVNTSTIYNEESINIMKEIFESGLCVSPYVHLNEDKTTGKIEVTTLCGTTIDGILLNEGIASQPQYGGLLKIENYQPVKFTEIISYKKTSVSPLDAFSNSNLTSVLDVITKGSGIIPANFRLIPSIARERTIEIINKLDKIGIGGVIGISEEGKDLLGLPVPDGMVGIAIIGGMTPFCAIKELGEKIDIKIAEEIRDFKTLSPITTTIKSPLNTQTVEKQSKLPFLLSKSWNLIQQVNFDVEKQKGNIITNVSYLNKENLDEALEIMENTYNDNPKYINPYYTLVKHPEDENKIGIATICSLSIDGILINNGIMSNPKYSGLLELTEPPLFIDMISYNGTTVDPHKIFLSKNMTSITGDGPNKILASVKEIPYISRDYAVHLLEILNTIGFSIYKIGKPRELVYNSKVDNYNFGVITGGGLNSIGAIKEKGIDIEVKAIEKLIPFEKMERL
- the glnA gene encoding type I glutamate--ammonia ligase, encoding MSDIPEEKIERITEQMREDNIKFIRLQFVDINGTVKTIVIPFNGDDMSELFNEGMLFDGSSIAGFVGVNDSDLVLKPDINTYSRLSWRPEESATCRFICDVWTADREPFLGDPRGVLKKSLSKLADMGLQYNIGPEPEFFIVDIDENGYPMPYDEAGYFDVEPLDKGTDFRRELTLNLEDLDFEVEASHHEVAPGQNEIAFKFKDALKTADAVITFKQAIKAIVDNMATFDQLDYRVTFMPKPFFGVSGSGMHCHQSVFKGDRNLFSDPDAENGLSSDALHFMGGLLKHAPAITAITNPIVNSYKRLVPGYEAPVYMAYGLRNRSALIRVPAARGKATRIEYRSPDPACNPYLAFTVMLEAGIDGIVNKIDPGEPVEADIYSMSEEEREQRGIKVLPTSLWEAYHSLEEDPLILNALGPHVSEKFLELKYQEWDEYRVQVFGYEQRKYLDI
- a CDS encoding HesA/MoeB/ThiF family protein, translating into MCDYWEMLARQMPLVSEDEQKKFKNAKITVIGCGGIGGLTIEMLARLGVGELVVVDEDVFDITNLNRQTLSSIDNVGNEKSMEAKLRVEKVNPHVKVTSFSEHVDERNVDSLISDSRLVIDALDNVLTRVIVSRKAREYKIPFVHGAVHGSLGQVTTFLANTISYEEMFNLPSLENDLTGEVVDELKSIASGKPPVFGPTPNLVSCLQAMEAYKIITGVGKVTVSPKVLTFDLFDFNMFSVEEF
- a CDS encoding aldo/keto reductase, encoding MIYNTLGKTGLEVSRLGFGTMRLPTKADNADIDESEASKMLSYGIENGINIIDTAYPYHSKELDGNGNSEKFVGEFLKENTLRDEILLQTKSPSWLMEKRTDFDYYLDIQLEKLQTDYIDIYLLHSLTEPDWFKVRDLDVLDFLDDCLSSGKVKHVGFSSHIEVDYLIEILDEYPKWEVVLTQMNYLDEYYQSGIMGLDYLKQINVGSMIMEPLRGGRLVNNIPLEVQNLWNQAETKRTPVEWALQYLWNRDDVDCVLSGMTSLEQVKENIEIASRIDNISENDQELIREVARTYRTFLGNRCTRCGYCMPCPHGVDIINCLTEYNIAHMMNDPKASAMQYFSLIDDDSRADSCIDCKECIPFCTQMLDIPSELQKVYEYFGSEFDHF